TTCATCGACTATCATTGAAAGTGCTGCAATACCTCTCATCATCCAGCTTGCCTGTGGAtatcaaattcaaataaatatcaGGTATATGCTTAACATTATTCAGTAGTAATCTCATGCCATTACTGGTCTTTAAGCACACATCACCAATGTCTATAATTTTAGCCAGGCCATTGCTTCTCATTTTCACAGATCCAAAGACACCTGACCtatatgatgtaaagaaatccctacgagaAGTAGCATAAATGAATGCACCACTATCAGTTACCTAACTGGTTTCATGACATACAAGATTCACCGCATCACCATAAAAAACAATGAGAAAATCTTATTTCAGTGCAACAGCACGATTGTTATCActgtcattatcacttttcttctctttacctttctctttttgtttatcCTTTTTGAAGTGATAGCAAAACCTCTAaatatgtcccttctgatgGCAATAATGACACTTAACATTAGCAAATCCATTGTATTTGCCTctacttttatctctatttctcgggTCTCGAGATTcacttcttccctttttcttaacAACTAAGGCATCAGCGGGTGAAGAGGATGATCCCCGTGTCTTTCTTCTCATCTCTTCGTTAAAAATACTACTCTTGGTTTAAATCCATGGTAATCATATCATCCGAGGTAGAACTAGACAAAGACATTCAAAACGTCTCCCATGAGTTCGACAAAGTATGAAGTAATCGTAACATTTGTATCTTATTATCAAATTTGATTCCCATCGCAGCTAATTgataataattccttaaaagaatttaaattaTCATTCAAACAAGTACTATATTGATATTTTAAAGCCATAATCTGTTTTATtataaataacttattattcccagtTTTTTCGTGCATATAACCGTTCGAGCTAAACCTTCAAATTGTGTGCATCTGTTTCTTCAATAATATTgctcaaaacattatcatccacTCACTTCCTAATATGACCACACATTCAACATCACTTTTATTCTCCAGTTTCTCTTCAGCAAATACGGGCAGATTATAATCCTTCACATATAAAAAGTCTTCCGTCtttcctttccaaatatgatGATTTGAACCATTCAAGATAACTATTATTCTCGTATTCGcttccattgtttaacacaaggcaacaaaatcaagcaataaccaaagctctgataccactttaATGGGAGAATAGTAACAACTCGGACAATATCAAATTAATATaacggaataaaataatctccctttttatataaacataataGAAATCGATatagaaaagcaaaataaatatcaagcatgcaaacacaagacgattttttacaTGAAAAACCTCCTTAAtatgaggagataaaaaaccacagGACTGGAGTCCACCCAAAAATCTTCATTATtaacaaaattgggtgaacaaaATTCTTCTTTAGTAAATACTAGAGGTATATAGTAGCAAAAACCCCCCAAGAACATCATTCTGACTACACTTAAATTTTATAAGAGATCGAGaataaatttgaccaaaaatgcaAGTTTTGATCAATTCACGAAAACCTAACGTAGggagcttcaaatgaaaatcaaattttccaaattcaagaaaagtGAGCCACGAACACGCtaacaaaatttcatttcaatcGGATTACGAATCAACCTCTGATGCCAGCTTGACATAAATCAGACTGATCCCTAAACATcatattttctgcttttttttttctctcttgttgTTGCATCTCTAATAACATTTTTGCAGTTACCActtaaaagataatgaaaaaCCTTTTTTCATATAACTTATCACTAACACTTGTTTCTCCATCATTAATGGAAAAAATATGTTATTTCCAAATACTCACGCATTTTATATGTAAAGGGGAAATGTCTGTAGACTCTCCAGGGACAACTGAAAAACATAGAATCTCCACTTGCTGCATAAAAAAATAGCTTTGTTTTTTTAGCTCTTTTAGGCAAATTTGGAGAAATGATGGAGAACACGATGTGACTTGGCCCCCATTCACCTCAAAAAACTAGGATCACCAtcagaagataaaaaaaaaaaaaaaaaaggggttaacAACGTTAATAGTCCCTATAAATTTGATCTAATGTGAAATGTAATTTATGAATTAGTTAATAACGTAATCCATCtagttcataaattttaaatttgttcattcTACTCCTAAATTACTTGGGAAGAAGTGCCtctaaaaaattcaattcatttggtgAAAAATAATGTCCTACAATTGATTCAAGAACGAAAAAAAGAACTAATCCCCAttcaaatatttcgattaaactACCGATAAATAGAATTTTACGTGacttatcttgaaaatataatgaaatgAGAACATTAAAtattcatatataatatatatcaaaagtcacgaattataataaataaattgaaagtttaggtATACGTTACGCATTGAATTACAATTGAAAAATCACATCGAGTACAAAAAGGAGCTACGATCTGTCGCGATTCGTACAATCTGACCCTCGATTGTAGTACAGTCCCGACTGTATTCGATGACTGCGGTGGACACACTACCTAGTGGACACGTCGCCAACCCCACGCCCCACGTGCTAAGACTACTTTCCTGGTCTAATCACGTGTGTTGCTCGATTTTAAgggggcaaaaaagaaaagaaaagaaaagacgaaGCATTTCTTTTTAAGCCCACGATACGTGGGTCATCTCTCCACCACGCCTTAATATTTTTAAACTATTGTCGAAGGAGAgaatgtgtaaaaaaaaaaaaaagggaacagcATCGGGCCTTAATACACGGTCCGGATTTTACCTTTCCTCCCCCTCGGGAGCGCATCCCGGGACAGGTGTCGCCCTCCCTTTTCCCCCCACCTTTCGCGTCCCTCTTTCCTCCACCAATATCCCCCactaaacaaatgaataaaataataataaaataataatcgGGGGAAAAAGGTTGGAGTATGTTCTTCGTCACTCGTTACCCAATATAGCTATAatgattaataaattaattgacaaaattatgtgCCAGGCATATTTGGAGTAGGGAGGAGAGTGATGGACCCGCCACGAATCTCTGCGCGATCAACCATTATATTCATTGCCCCCACGCACCAATAATGCCGCCGGTTCTTCGTTAGGGAGGAGCTGGTGGCAAAATAAAAAGCAATTTGCGCGCATCGTGATACTAATGCGTCCATCATCACGCGCGAAAGCACAAACCTCCTTTTTTTGCCACAAATATCACATGACGCACGAGCTGCACCGGGCTCAATCCCACCTTAGGAAAGGAACCCTCTCACGCATCGGTGAGGTCATGGTCTTGATGGCGCATCTCGTGCTATGGATATGGGATCAATGCCGCCggatatattttcttctatcgtagtattttgaaaattcataagAATTCGATTGGAGTTGATATTGTTGGGAAGGTTTAAATTTGAGaccttttaattttgatatattatgaaatttgatgaaaataccgttaatttttaaaaaatttaaattattgaaCGAGTgggtaatttattatttaaattttctgaCATGAGGACAGATGTGGAAAATTTAACTTCATGTGAACGCTAGGATGAGGACAAAAGAGGGGGAAAGGACGGGGCGACGCATTGGGAAGTCGACACGTAACCCGTACAAAAGAGAGCCCCCACGTGGTCGCCCTACACGGCGGACTGGTCCCCACCCCCCCGGAGAAAAAAGCGAAAAGGACCGGATGCTTTTGTCCCCACGTCCTCCCTCCTTTTTCTacgaaatatatatatatattatacttATTTACTtacttattttgtctttttttgtgTGGCAAAAAAGTACAGAGAGATTTGCTTCCTTGCTTCCTTCTGATTGGCTAGCACATGTTCTCCCGACACGCGTCCCGTCGACGCCAAAAGAGCGGGGCCCACGTGATCGCCCTTTATCCCCTTCCCTCTCGTCACCTTCGATCCCGACGCCCGGCGAAGAGGGCCCCGCCCTCGCGGCAGCTGCTTTCCTTCTCTCCCGCTCGGCTTTCCAATGGTCAAATAAAACCATAATTTAGCTCCGAAGCTTTCCTAGCCAAGGTCTATGGTTTACCCAATGGGAGTCCTGCAATTCGTGCTTGACTGCGTGGCTCTTAGGATAACCCGAGGCTTCGGTGGCAGCTGAGACTCGGCGCCCCGTGACCCGGTCGGATTGGTCGATCTCTCGATGCAATTTGCCACGCTGAGGTATAGTTGTCGTCGGTCGGTTTGGATCATAATTACTTTGCAGAGGGGTCGATGGAGGATGTGGCCTATAGTAGTCATCATAAAGGCCACTTCCCCGCCTGAGGGGGCGTTCCGATTGGAGAGTTCTGCGTGGTCCCGAAGAGCCTCTCCGAGCGGacgttttctttcccttttggtccactttttttttttttttgtccttcttcTGCTCACCACCACTATTTTTTTAGCCTTTTTCAGAGGAGGGAAGGGTAGTTTTATCTGTAGCTTTTCTAGTGATGCTCGACTATACATGCCTATCTTAAAAAAGAagattaaaagaagaaataggaaaaggaaagagtCGTGCATTTATCGGATGGAGTACGCCAAAATTCATTTTTGGGCCACCCAAAAAGTCAATCACCAGAGCTTTGGCGAATTTAGCCTGAAGTTTTGACTTCGCTACCCCTTTGACGAGGTAGCCCGATGCATTATTTGtcaaacagagagagagagagagagagagagagagaggtaggtTTCAGTCCGTATTCAGATTGAGACCGGGTTAAGATTCGACTACAAAAAATTTAATCTAGCTCTAAACCATGTGTTCCGTAAATGATGTTTTCGTTAATAAATTGAGAATTCACTTTTCTgtaaaataatcacaaaattaCGTTCTTGAGTTCACTCGAGGGGGTTCAACGAGCAATTTAATAGCCAAATGGAAAAATGGGCAAATAGAAAGATGGGGAAAACCCTAAAGCTTTCCTAACATTCAACGTCATTCCAAGTACACAGTTCCTCGATTCTTGCTTCTAATTGTAGTCATGCTTATTCTTGCTTATAAAAGAACATCATTTTCCTCGAATAGAATCACCTAACTTTGCTAATCCGCCGGAAGTAGTAAATTGAACACGTAATcgatccttcttcttcttcttctttttttttttttttttttttgctgtttacAAGGGGAATTATTGACCAAGAagggagaaataaaaagaaaatagaaggaaTTAATACAAGGGATAAGATGAAAGATAATATTCGTGATAAGGCAACTAAAAGCCACCTTCCAAGAGGGAAAAAGGATAaggcggcgtcggcggactGGCCTCCCCTCCGGCCACCGCCATTTCCGTAAAGTACCCGAATTGATTGTTCGCCACGCCGCCGTATCCACCCACGTCGTTGTAGGGTGGCGAGAAGGCCATGTTTCTGCCGATCCCGCCATCGATTGAAGCCGAAGACGACGAGGCCGGAACCGCAGCGAAGTCGCAAAAGCGGCTGATGTCCAGATTCCCCTCGACCTCGGGCGAGGACATGACCCCGAAGTTGGTGCCCTCCTCGTCGTCCTCGCTCTTGATCGAGCTCGAGACCCCCATGcccgacgaggaggaggacgacacCGCGGCGGACGAGATCATGAGCCGCTGCCTCTTGTCGCCGCTCGCCACCGCCAACCGCTTGTTCCTGTCCCTCTCCCCCATCATCCGAGGCAGCAGCTCCGGGTCTTCGATGACCTTGTAGAGGAAGGCCATCATCTGCTGAGGGCGCCGCTCGGTCGCCTCCAGGCGCTTGCTCATGCCCCGAATCTCCTCCTCGAGGGCCCTCTGCTCTTGCCTCAGCCTCGCTATCTCGCTAGCCAGCTCCTCCTCGTCCATGTCGGCGTCGCCGCCGCCCTTCGACTGCGAGTAGGCGCCCTTGCTGTGCTTCCTCCGCACGATGTTCCTCAGCAGATGCTTCTGGCCGCGGAGGAACCACTGGTTCGCGAACTCCCATCGGTCCGGATCGACCTTCCTGAAACCCTAGTAAAGATAAAACCACACATCAAGAAATCAGTCCCGTCGCTGTACAACTCACAGCTTCAACAACAATCAACACACTCTCCAAACACATCCACGTATGCCCGACGGACAACGAGGATCGAACGATGGGAAGGAGGGCTTACATAGGTGTTGAGCTGGCGGACGAAGCTGGAGAAGTTGTTGTGCTTGAAGTAGGCGGGCAGCAGGCGCTGGGAGAAGTCCAGGGGTTGGACGACGATGAAGCTGTTGTTGGCCTTGCCCCAGGCGATGAGGTTGTCCGTCGCCGGGTCGCTCACCATCTGGTAGGTCTTCATGACGAACGGCGCGATGGCGTCGCCGTtggcggccgccgccgccgcctccatcCCATGCACGCTGGTATACATTTCTCAGAGACCCtgtcacgctctctctctctctctctctctctggacgATAGCTCTTCTCGTGAAAATGGGGTTTGAGGAGAGAGTGCTTTTCTTGGGGTTGAGAGAGAATTGGCAAAAGCTGAGCtacctttttctctttggcgAGGTTAAATTCAAAGGACAAGATGGACTTTGGATATTTATATATGGAGCAAAATAGGCAAGAGATGGGACTCGACAGTAGCCACCACCGAGGGGGGCTCGTAGCTAACGTGGCACCAGTCGGGATGGGCAGTGATACTTGGACAGGGGGAGAGGGTGGGCCCCACCCCGGGCTCCCCATTCATCATGTTACAGGTCAGAGCCCCGACAAGGTTTCTTAGATATTTGCGAGGGCAGGTGTGGTTCTTCCCCCACGCGCGGGACGGGAGTCGTTGATCTTAATCGTCGTCGACATCGTCAATTTTTagagaggggaaaaaggaaCCGAGAACGGTGGTCGACAGAATTGGAAAGTTTTATGAGAGCGCAAGATCGTCGTGTTTACTTCTATCACTACTCGAGATTTCAAGGGTCCATCATGCTGAGGAGAAATTACAGTGTTTGGTATTCATCGATTATTTTGTTTCAGCACTTATCACGACATGATACCACTTGCCGTCGATGATTTTTATGATAGCTTGATCAATTGACTCTCGAACTCCTCATGAGGGCTTTTATTGATTGCGCTCCGCAATTATATTGCCAACCTTCTTCACCGACAACTTGTATCTCTTCAATCCCCTTGTTCATTGCTTTCATGACCAAACTCTGTTCATGTCGACCAAACCCTAGTTATCAATTGATTGATTATAACTTGAAAATTGGTCATTTTTCGGTATCAACACTTCCACCTACTAAAGTCAGCCTTGATGTGATAGGTCTTTTGCAATATCGATCATAATCACCTCTTTATATTAGTTTACTCTTTCTTAGGTTTAATATGCGATGGTCGGCATTTCTTGTGACGAGGATGCTTACCCATTCGCCAATGGCGATGCCCTTCACGAAAATAATTACAAGTTGCATGCCGTAGGAGGCTCCTTAGAACTTCTGTGACCTACCATCCCCCTTcgttaaaagaagaagaaaaaaaaaaaggagccgAGGGATGGAGCTTCCCATTTCCGATGCGGCTCCATTTTTCGCAATAAGAAAAACGAACGATGTCATCGCCCCAGCTAATACAGCTTTAGCGACGTGGAGATCGATCAGTAGCTGTGACCGGTAGCAACTCCCACGTTATCATTCCAAAACAAGACGTCAAAGAATATGATAATCGAAAGCAGAGGGGCAAAACCCTAGAATTCGAGTGtaaagaaagtttttttttttttttctatatatggACATTGCTAATCCACATGTATTCCGATATTAGTGGGCATCTCGTTGGACCGCGGACATGCTGACTTTAGTAATAGGAAATGACCTTTTGTACTTGGTAGTTCAAGGGGCGGGGGAATATATCTTTTAGTTTAATATGTGTTGATagcgaaaaaaggaaaaaggggagtaCTTTTGACGCGTGTAATCCCACCTTGTCAGCACCGAAATAGTAATTGATTTCATCACCGTGACGATATTATGCACGGAGATGATGCTGAGTGTCGTCTTGTATACGCATCAcgtgatttttaatatttggaCTCAACGTTTCCGGGTACTTTTCGAGTCGGTATTTGTATCGAAGGTGTCAAGTTCGATTCTGTACGATCCCCTTCATCCATTTATCGATTCCTTTCTTTAAATGCCTTGAATCTTGTACATGGATCTCGCTAGGGATGTGCAAAACGGACCCAAATCAGGAGTTGCTTGAAGTAAACCAAACCGGTTGGTTGTGTTCGGCTTTTGAGAGTGTCGGCTTGGTTTATAGTTCTTAAAAATGGAACTGGTATTTAGGTAGTCCGATTCTCAATTTCAAGATAGAATCGGACCAACTAcatatcttttctttattatttttatttcttcaaaaaattagtGGGTAATTTATTGTATCCAAGGAAATAGGAGCCTGTAATTGGACAATAAGATATCTAGGGAAAAAAATAGTAACTAGTTCGCTTGGACTAGACTGGATCACTAATTCTTGATTCCCAATTTTGAGAACCAAAACAGGTGTTAGAATGCACGTATAAGTAAATTGTATTAGAAAAATCCAATATCGAAGAATTGATGTAATGTAGATCAGTTAATAAATCATAAATGACCCATAACTCATTgacctaaaattttaaatgaaaataaatattaatgacctCAGATTTTGGCTCTCTCTAAGCAATCTACCTCCTTAGGTGAATGTATCAAACTTTTGATACGCACTTCCAACAAATTTTAGCAGAGCCCATGGTTGCAGTTTTCGGGCATGTGGCAACACAGGCCTAAAATGATGACTAAATTAAAGGGAAGCAAACCTAATACCGAATTCATATGTGAGGGAGAGATTAATAGGATGCACGTGTGAGTAAgttgtattagagaaatctagagaAATCCCACATCGAATAATTGATGAGATGtagagtagttaatatatcatagttggCTCATAACCCATtggtttaagcttttgagtgaaggttgttagggaaatcccttatgatgttttgaagatgacaaaataaatcaaaggctactaacatgtttgatggttgagtaatataccatgcagataatagaacatgtagaggatattatcaaagtccaagaccgcagactcgagactcaaagtccaagaccggtcgagactcaagactcaaagtctgaagacggaCTCTATGGGGTTCCAGGAACCGGGTACGgcactcagattgtaaagtctagactcagattgtaaagtctaaagacctggttgtaaagtctcaagactcatatcgtaaagtctcaagactcgactTTACATccgattcgatgaatcgtaactcaagcccaatcatacaacggctagtgatccgggtttggattccacatcaagattgatttgattgaagacaagatctttctatacgaagaagctttacttatggaaaccaagatttcgtttgtatgggcgatcggaatcaatttgggattttacctttgtcactcaacggctaccaaatcttctaagatctggagctgtccaatgggtatattggaagacgattctcccggatgctgtccaacggtagtttggaagtggaggagtatttaaggagatcatggaccgatgagcaagtaagagacggagcgtagaatttataattccaaagtctaagcgactttagatcatatacttgtctcttgagagcttaaacgtttgtaatcgtgagagaaataccaagagagtgacttagtgagatagtgtgatctactactaagtgtttgcactggagttgtaatctcttgttgattgcatagtggaatccagccaagaaggcgtTATcgtggagagtggacgtaggcttggattaagccgaaccactataaatctcgtgttcttattctcttccttaactcctttattttgttcatactagcactctcaattggtatcagagccaagtgctcggtttataaaagtgtttttacttttgagctaaagattctttatggctagtatgttggcactaggacttatggaagggcaaagcaacacaaggccaccatattttgatggaaaggaatacgacgtatggaagaacaaaatgaaagcattcctaagatccagagatctcttacaatgggatgttgtggaaagaggaatcaaccccattgctgcgtctacatcaaataagaatggcaaagacaaaaacaccaaagcccccgctcctatgtctcggacggagttgttcaaaagagaagcgcttgatgcaaaagctatttattctttatattgcgcttgtCTCTTGtcaatataacagaatctcttcatgtgaaacagcaaaagaagtttgggatagacttcatgttacatatgaagggaccgatcgtgtaaaagagacaaaagtaaacttcttgctcggcaaatatgaatccttcaagatgaagcaaggagaatcgattggagatatgtttagccgtttttacagaaattgtaaatggtttagcatatcaaggtcagcaaatttctgccccaatgaaggtcaacaaactcttgcgaggtctctcaaaagattggaaccatgtcaagacctcaatccgggagactcaaaggattatgccactcaccgttgatgaattgatcggcactcttcaatcctatgaagtggagcaacttaacgatgaagatcccgaaggtaagaagtccattgctttaatatctaatgctgtttttgatgaaacagactcagaaaatgacatggacgatgaagaatttgcctttatggtcgagaaattcaaaagctgagtagaaaagaaaggaaattcagtggaagaagtcaatacaagcataatggccagaaaagaatcatgaaagaagatgatgagcaaagaaatctatgcttgatggcacattttAATCCGAGTCTAACTCTGCAGAGACTCGATCGAGTCGATTGTAACTGCACTCAGAAtctaatgaggaaatcaaggggagaaatcgaatccaaaagaaaaggaaaagaatcgtgatcacctcaaaaaggcaacaaattgagggggagctttgatcaattatggaaaaatctttttgattgatcgtgatcttattatggatggaaggaaaggtaattgtgtcagaatttattctacaaaatccggttagtgcatctcttattacctt
This genomic stretch from Eucalyptus grandis isolate ANBG69807.140 chromosome 3, ASM1654582v1, whole genome shotgun sequence harbors:
- the LOC104436602 gene encoding heat stress transcription factor C-1, whose translation is MYTSVHGMEAAAAAANGDAIAPFVMKTYQMVSDPATDNLIAWGKANNSFIVVQPLDFSQRLLPAYFKHNNFSSFVRQLNTYGFRKVDPDRWEFANQWFLRGQKHLLRNIVRRKHSKGAYSQSKGGGDADMDEEELASEIARLRQEQRALEEEIRGMSKRLEATERRPQQMMAFLYKVIEDPELLPRMMGERDRNKRLAVASGDKRQRLMISSAAVSSSSSSGMGVSSSIKSEDDEEGTNFGVMSSPEVEGNLDISRFCDFAAVPASSSSASIDGGIGRNMAFSPPYNDVGGYGGVANNQFGYFTEMAVAGGEASPPTPPYPFSLLEGGF